Proteins from a genomic interval of Poecile atricapillus isolate bPoeAtr1 chromosome 1, bPoeAtr1.hap1, whole genome shotgun sequence:
- the FILIP1L gene encoding filamin A-interacting protein 1-like isoform X3 — protein sequence MVVDEQQRLTEQLNQQSKKIQELTTSTEQAHEKLTFAEAKIQEEKQRSSRLEAEIHAQSSKISQDQEAMMAKLTNEDSQNRQLRLKLTTLSRQIDELEETNKSLRKAEEELQDLRDKISKGECGNASLMAEVEELRKRLLEMEGKDEELIKMEDQCRELNRKLEKEASQSKNLKGEVDKLNKRIMELEKLEDAFNKSKQECYSLKCNLEREKMLTKQLSHELDGLKARVGELEAIESKLEKTEFTLKEDLTKLKSLTVMLVDERKTMGEKIKQTEEKLQAATSQLQVEQNKVMSVTEKLMEESKKALKSKSDAEEKMSSVTKERDELKNKLKAEEEKGSDLVSKVNILSKRLQSLEDVEKEFLKNKRKESTKSSTSLQQENNIIKELSQEVERLKQKLNEMKSVEDDLMKTEDEFESLERKYVSERDRAKLLSEELEAVKMELARYKLTEKAEPSQERLFKKLREEEAKSSHLSREVDALKEKVHEYAATEDLICHLRGDHTVLQKKLLQQENKNRELAREMESLTRELERYRSFSKNIRPGLNGKKIPDVQVFSKEIQTDPADNEPPDYKTLMPLERTVINGQLYEDSDNEEEQTVSFKSNSSTANAANKKLWIPWMKSKDGHPQNGKIHTKQNGNCAQAGDLVLSHTPGQPLHIKVTPDHGQNTATLEITSPTTESPHSYTSTAVIPNCGTPKQRITIIQNASLTPVKSKAGEGYVTPEHVISPITMTTFARSQTPESCGSLTPERTMSPLALPGSSSQEQTLTSEPLEMGAKHAVFRVSPDRQSSWQFQRSNSTGSSVITTEDNKIHIHLGSPYVQALTNSKPISPCNAVQDNRTPALPNGLPTKPTNKITSSITITPTATPLPRQSQITITNTFRRSIPTRIPKPKPASTTKAPVKIPAGHLNKPLQDSPSGKIRIVRTVSKACLQGGGRRVHSNSLNGSTDNTWENSLHIGVSLRTAKS from the exons ATGGTGGTGGATGAACAGCAAAGACTCACTGAGCAGTTGAAtcaacaaagtaaaaaaattcaagaattaACCACTTCTACAGAACAAGCACACGAAAAGCTGACTTTTGCTGAAGCAAAAATTCaagaagagaaacagagatCCAGCAGGCTGGAGGCTGAAATTCACGCCCAGAGCAGTAAGATTTCCCAAGACCAAGAAGCAATGATGGCCAAACTAACCAATGAAGATAGTCAGAATCGCCAGCTCCGGCTAAAATTAACAACTCTCAGCCGGCAAATTGATGAGCTGGAAGAGACCAACAAATCTTTGCGAAAAGCAGAAGAAGAACTGCAAGACCTAAGGGATAAAATTAGTAAGGGAGAGTGTGGGAACGCCTCGCTTATGGCTGAAGTAGAAGAACTACGGAAAAGACTGCTGGAGATGGAAGGAAAAGATGAAGAGCTCATAAAAATGGAAGATCAGTGCAGAGAACTTAATAGAAAGTTAGAAAAAGAAGCATCACAGAGCAAGAACCTAAAAGGGGAAGTTGATAAACTTAATAAAAGAATTATGGAGCTGGAGAAACTAGAAGATGCTTTCAACAAGAGTAAACAGGAATGTTACTCCCTGAAATGCAAcctagaaagagaaaaaatgttaaCAAAGCAGTTGTCCCATGAGCTGGATGGTTTGAAAGCTAGAGTTGGTGAGCTTGAAGCAATTGAAAGCAAATTAGAAAAAACTGAGTTTACACTTAAAGAAGATTTAACAAAGCTGAAGAGTTTAACAGTGATGCTTGTGGATGAAAGAAAAACTATGggtgaaaaaataaagcaaacagaagaaaagctgcaagCTGCAACTTCTCAGCTTCAGGTGGAACAAAATAAAGTGATGTCAGTTACAGAAAAGCTGATGGAGGAAAGTAAAAAGGCACTGAAATCAAAATCTGATGCAGAAGAAAAGATGTCCAGTGTTACAAAAGAAAGAGAtgaactgaaaaacaaactgaaagcagaagaggagaaaggaagTGATCTTGTTTCcaaagtgaatattttaagtAAAAGACTTCAGTCTCTGGAAGATGTTGAAAAAgagtttcttaaaaataaacGTAAGGAGAGTACTAAATCTAGCACCTCCTTGCAGCAGGAAAATAACATAATCAAAGAGCTTTCTCAAGAAGTTGAGAGGCTTAAGCAGAAGCTCAACGAAATGAAGTCCGTAGAAGATGATCTTATGAAAACTGAAGATGAATTTGAGTCTCTAGAACGAAAATATGTCAGTGAACGGGACAGAGCCAAGCTCCtctcagaggagctggaggctgTGAAAATGGAATTGGCGAGgtataaattaacagaaaaggcAGAGCCCAGTCAGGAGCGCCTTTTTAAGAAACTCAGAGAAGAGGAAGCAAAATCGAGTCACCTTTCCAGAGAAGTAGATGCACTGAAAGAGAAAGTTCATGAATATGCGGCAACAGAAGACCTAATCTGTCACCTGCGAGGTGATCACACAGTCTTACAGAAGAAACTCCTccaacaagaaaacaaaaacagggAGTTAGCCAGAGAAATGGAAAGCCTCACAAGAGAACTGGAGAGGTACAGATCCTTCAGCAAGAACATCAGGCCCGGTctcaatggaaagaaaattccGGATGTGCAAGTTTTTTCTAAAGAAATCCAAACAGATCCAGCAGACAATGAACCACCCGATTACAAAACCCTCATGCCTTTAGAGAGAACGGTCATAAATGGGCAGCTCTATGAAGACAGTGATAATGAGGAGGAACAAACAGTGTCTTTCAAAAGCAACTCCTCCACCGCAAATGCCgcaaacaaaaaattatggaTCCCTTGGATGAAGTCCAAAGACGGCCATCCTCAAAACGGAAAGATACACACAAAGCAAAATGGAAACTGTGCGCAGGCTGGAGATCTAGTGCTTAGCCATACACCTGGCCAGCCTCTTCACATAAAAGTAACTCCAGATCATGGACAGAACACAGCAACCCTTGAAATAACCAGTCCTACCACTGAAAGCCCTCACTCCTACACAAGCACAGCAGTTATACCCAACTGTGGCACTCCAAAGCAAAGAATAACCATTATTCAAAACGCCTCCTTAACACCTGTAAAATCAAAAGCAGGAGAAGGTTACGTGACCCCAGAGCATGTAATTTCTCCTATTACTATGACTACTTTTGCAAGATCTCAAACTCCTGAATCATGTGGTTCTTTAACTCCTGAAAGAACAATGTCCCCTTTGGCTTTACCGGGCTCAAGTTCTCAGGAACAAACACTCACCTCGGAGCCTTTGGAAATGGGAGCCAAGCATGCTGTTTTTAGAGTATCCCCAGACAGGCAGTCATCATGGCAGTTTCAGAGATCTAACAGTACAGGATCAAGTGTAATAACTACTGAGGATAACAAAATCCACATTCATTTAGGAAGTCCTTATGTCCAAGCTCTCACCAATTCCAAGCCCATCAGCCCTTGCAATGCAGTGCAAGACAACAGAACTCCAGCACTACCTAATGGCCTACCCACAAAGCCCACCAATAAAATCACCAGCAGTATTACTATCACACCAACAGCCACTCCTCTTCCACGGCAATCACAAATTACA ATTACCAATACGTTCCGTCGTTCAATTCCAACTCGGATCCCCAAACCAAAGCCTGCAAGCACAACCAAAGCACCTGTCAAAATTCCTGCAGGACATCTCAACAAACCACTCCAAGACAGCCCTTCTGGAAAGATACGCATTGTAAGGACTGTGTCTAAAGCCTGCCTTCAAGGTGGAGGGAGAAg AGTGCATTCCAACAGTCTAAATGGCTCAACTGATAATACGTGGGAAAACTCCTTACACATTGGTGTTTCTTTAAGAACTGCCAAATCCTAG